Genomic window (Pseudomonas hydrolytica):
CCGGCCGAAGGCAACCTGGTGATCATCGATTCCTGGCCGGGTCAGGCGCGCACCCTGTTCGGCGACCACGACCGCTTCGTCGACACCTACTTCAAGACCTTCAAGGGCATGTACTTCACCGGTGACGGCGCGCGCCGCGACGAAGACGGCTACTGGTGGATCACCGGTCGCGTCGACGACGTGCTCAACGTATCCGGCCACCGTATGGGCACCGCCGAGATCGAGAGCGCCATGGTCGCCCACCCGAAAGTGGCCGAGGCCGCGGTGGTCGGCGTGCCGCACGACATCAAGGGGCAGGGCATCTACGTCTACGTGACCCTGAATGCGGGCGAGGAATCCTCCGAGCAACTGCGTCAGGAACTGAGGAACTGGGTGCGCAAGGAAATCGGTCCGATCGCCACGCCGGACGTGATCCAGTGGGCACCGGGCCTGCCGAAGACCCGCTCGGGCAAGATCATGCGCCGCATCCTGCGCAAGATCGCCACCGCCGAATACGAGGCACTCGGCGACATCTCCACGCTGGCCGATCCTGGCGTGGTGCAGCACCTCATCGATACGCATCGTCAGATGCAAGCCGCCTGCGCCTGATCGGCAACGGCACCGCGAAAGCCCCGCCCGGCCAAAAGCCCGGCGGGGTTTTCGTTTGCGCGATTAGAAATTTTCAATGCTGTACATAGATTTTGATTTGTACAATTTTTGTATAGAAATGCATAATGGCGAACTGCCAGTCGATGCGGTCGTATGACTCACTTCTGACTGCTCATTCATGACGACTCAGGAGTTCCCATGCTTGCCAATCTCAACATCTCCCAGAAGCTGTACGCGGGTTTCGGTGTCGTCCTGCTGATCATCCTGGTGCTGGTGCTGTCGACCTGGCGTGGTTTCGATCAGGTCGAGCGTGCGGTACGGCTGAACATCCACACTTATGACGTGATCAACGAATCCGCCGACCTGCTGGCCAGCCTGATCAATATCGAAACCGGTGCACGAGGGTTCGTGATCACCGGACGTGAGCAGTTCCTCGGTCCCCTGGATGCCGGCCAGAAGGATTTCCAGGTGCATCTGGCCAAGCTGCGTCAGCTCACCCGCGACAACTTCGCTCAGCAGCGCCGCTTCGCCGAGCTGCAGGCTTCCTACGATCAGTGGCAGCGTGAGGACATCAACGGCATTCTCGAGTTGCGTCGCCAGGTGGCGGCCGGCACGCAGAGTTTCGATGCCCTGATCGAGCGGGTGGCGGCAGGTGATGCCAAGGTGAAGATGGATGCCATGCGCCGTCTTCTGAGCGAGATCCAGGCCGAGGAGCGGGGGCTGCTGGAGCAGCGTACGGCGTCCATGAATGCCGCCAAGTCGCTGTCGCTGGTGATCCTGCTGGTGGGCGGGCTGATCGCCACGGCGCTGGCCGTTAGCGTGGCCTTCCTGCTTTCGCGCAGCATCGCCGGGCGCCTGCAACAGGTGGTCGCGGTGGCGCGCAACGTTGCGCAGGGGCGTCTCGACTCGACCATCGAGCGGGCCGGGCGTGACGAGATCGGCGTACTGCTGGATGCCTTCGTCACCATGCAGGAGCGGCTGCGTGAGATGATCGGACAGATCCGTATCGGCGCGGGGCAATTGGTGGACGCTGCGCAGAACATATCCAACGCCTCCACCCAGCTTTCGGTTTCGACTCACGAGCAGTCGCAGGCGGCATCGAGCATGGCGGCGACGGTGGAGGAGCTGACCGTGAGCATCAATCACGTGGCCGACAATGCCAAGGAAGCGCACGGCCTTTCCAGCGACTCGGGCCGGCAGTCGGCCGAGGGTGGCGCGGTGATTCAGGAAACCCTCAGCAGCATGCAGCGTATCGCCGATACGGTGCAGGGGGCCGCCGCGCAGATCGCCGAGCTCGGCCAGCATTCGGACCAGATCTCCTCGATCGTCAACGTGATCAAGGAAATCGCCGACCAGACCAACCTGTTGGCGCTCAACGCGGCCATCGAGGCGGCGCGGGCCGGCGAGCAGGGGCGCGGCTTCGCCGTGGTGGCCGACGAGGTGCGTCTGCTGGCGCAGCGCACCGCCAACTCGACCCAGGAGATCACCGAGATGATCAAGAAGATCCAGCTGGGAACCCGCAACGCGGTGAGCAATATGGAAATCGGCGTGCAGCAGGTCAACGGTGGGGTGGAGCAGGCCAGTCAGGCCGGTGACGCCATCATCGCCATTCGCCAGGCTTCCGCCAGCGTGGTCGGCGTGGTCGATCAGATCTCCCTGGCGCTGCGCGAGCAGACCGTGGCCAGCCAGGATGTGGCGCGCAACGTCGAGCGCATCGCGCAGATGTCGATGCAGAACAGCGAGGCGGTGGCCGATACGTCGCGCACGGCGCAGGACCTGCAGAAGCTGGCCCTGACGCTGGAAAAACAGGTGGCTTCGTTCCGCTTTTGACTAGGCTGAGAGCAGGGATGCCCCCTTGCCTTGTCTTTGAAGGAAGCGCCTATGAGCAATGCCAGTCCGAGCGTCTTTCCCCAGCCGTTTCGTGCGCTGGGATGCGCCGAGTGCCGTAACGCCGAGGCACTCGGCTTCGATTTCACCATGGCGTTCCAGTTGATCGTCGATGTCCAGGAAAACCGGCCGTTTGCCTACGAGGCACTGGTGCGCGGCAGCCAGGGCGAGTCGGCCGGCGAAGTGCTGGGAAGGGTCAACGACAGCAATCGCTACCGTTTCGACCAGGCCTGCCGGGTCAAGGCCATCGAGCAGGCGGCAACCCTCGGGCTGCTCGATATTCCGGACTGTCTGCTCAGCATCAATTTTTTGCCCAACGCGGTGTATCGCGCCGAAACCTGCATCCGCGCTACGCTGGAGGCGGCGCAGCGCTTCGACTTCCCGCGTGAGCGGCTGATGTTCGAGGTGACCGAGGGCGAGCAGATCCACGATGCCGAGCACCTCAAGCGGATCTTCGCCGAGTATGGAAAGCAGGGCTTCACCACCGCCATCGACGACTTTGGCGCCGGCTATTCCGGGCTCAACCTGCTGGCCGAATTCCAGCCGCACGTGCTCAAGCTGGACATGGCCCTGACCCGCGGTATCGACCAGGACCCGGTGCGCCAGGCCATCGTCGCCGGCATCGTGCTGGTGGCCCAGCGGCTGGATATCCGCATCATCGCCGAGGGCATCGAGAACGCGGGGGAGCGCGATGCGCTGAGCGAACTGGGCATTCGCTACATGCAGGGGTATCTGTTCGCGCGGCCGCAGCTGGATCGGCTGTGCCGGCCCTGAACGCCAAGAGCACGTCCCGCTGGCCGCGAGCCAGCGGGGCGGCCGTTCTCAGAGCGCGCCAAACACCTTCTGCGCCAGGCTGGTGGCGGCGCCGGCCGGGTTCTGGCGAATGTTCGCCTCCTGCTGGGCGATGATCTCGAACAGGCCGTCGAGCGCCTGCTCGGTCACGTAGTTTTCCACCGTGCTGCTCTTGGCATCGACCACGCCAAAGCTGGCGGCCTGGCCGGCGAAGGCGTTGTACTGCTGGGCCAGACCGACTTGGTCGGTTGCCTGCTTGACGATGGGCAGGAACTTGGCGCGGATCTGCTCGCGGCTGCTCTTGTTCAGGTACTGCGTGGCCGAGTCCTGCGGCCCGCTGAGAATCGATTTGGCATCGGCCACGGTCATCTTCTTCACGGCATCGACCAGCAGCGCCTGAGCCTGCGGCACGGCGGCCTCGGCGGCCTTGTTCATGCTCGCTTCGAGCTGCTCGACCTGGGCGCCCATCCCCATCATCTTCATGGTCTTGGCCGCCTTGCCGAGCTTGCCCGGCAGCTCGATGCGCACGTCCGGGTTGTTGCTGAAGCCGCCGGGGGTGCCCAACTGCTTGACGGCCACCTGGGCGCCCTGGATCAGCGCATCCTTGAGGCCGCCGCTGGCGTCCTTCTGGCTCAGGTCGGCAAGAGACAGGGCGAAAACGTTGGCCGAGAGCAGCAGGCCAGCGGCGAACGTGGTGAGGCGCAGCATGGTGTTCATCCTTGCATGGGGGAAAATCACCTGAGCTTAACGAAGTCTGCCGGCCAGGCAAGCGAGGCGACGGGATGGATGGGCAGCGCCCGCGGCTGTGGCTATGATCAGGGCCATGAATTCACCGCTTCCCCTACGCAATCCCTGCCCGCCGGGCGCCTGCGACTGCCAGCGTGACGAGCTGCTGGAGCGGCCTGGCGCCGATCTGCGCGTGCTGCTGCTGACCCGCCACGAGGAGCAGCGCCTGCTCGATCGCCTGGAGAGTCTGCAAAGCCTGGAAGACCTCGAGCGCATGCAGCAGCGCATGTTCGAGCAACTGGGCATCCGCCTGCACATCGAGCCGAGCCATGGCGAGGTACGCAGCATGCGCGGCATTCATATGCACTTCGATACCCACCCGGGGCTGTGCCGCAAGACCCGGCAGAGCATTCCGGCGGCGATTCGCCGGGCCATGGAGAAAAAACCGGAAATTGCCTGGCGCCTGCTCGACTCCTTCGACCTGTTCGGCGGTTTGTGATCAGCCCCTACCAGGGCAAGGCCTGCCCATCGTAGGCATGGAAGCTACCGCTGTGCTCGGGGCCGAGGCTGTCGATCACCCGCAGCATCTCGGCCGCCGCCTGCTCGGCCGGACGTGCGGCCGAGGCGCCGCGAAAGGGTTGCGACAAGGGTGAGATCACTGTGCCCGGATGCAGGGCGAGCAGGCGCGCCTTGGGTTTGCTGCGCGCCAGTTCGATGGCGGCGGTCTTGATCAGCATGTTCAGCGCCGCCTTGGAGGCGCGGTAGGCGTACCAGCCGCCGAGGCGGTTGTCGCCGATGCTGCCGACCTTGGCCGAGAGCATGGCCATGGCGCCCTGTTTGTCGAGCAGCGGCAGGAAGTGGCGCAGCACCAGCGCCGGACCCAGGGCATTGACCTGAAAGACCGCCTGCAGGGCATCGGCTTCGATGGCGGCCAGGCTCTTTTCCGGCGCGATGCCGGGGCGATGCAGCAGCCCGGCGGCATGCAGGATGAGCTGGTACGGGCCTTCTGCGGCCAGCGCTGCCGCAGCCGCGGCGATGCTGGCGGGGTCTTCCAGGTCGAGTGCCGGTGAGCTGGCGCGGCTCAGTTCGCGCACCTGGGCGCAACCTGCATCGGCGCGCAGCAGCTGGCAGAAGGCCTGGCCGATGGCGCCGCTGGCGCCGATCACCAGCGCCCGGTAGCCGCTGCCCAGGCTGCTCAGCGCCAGCGCTTCGCTCACGGCTGCGCGGCGCCGCGGCGGAAGAACAGGGTGACCTGACCGAGCTCGATGCCGAACTTGCTCATGACCGAGCGGTTGATCATCGTGTCGTCGTCCATCAGGTACATCCAGTCGTCGAAATAGACCACATAGGTGGTGTCGTCCACCGGCAGGTTGAGGTGGTAACGCCAGCGCAGGGCGTTGCCGGCCACTTCACCGACGGCCTGGCCGACCACGTCATCGGCGGTGCCGATCCAGCGACCGGGGCCATCCGGGGTGAGCGTCCAGACCCGCCGCTGGCGCGTACCGTCGCTGTACAGGAAACGCTCGTCGAGGATCAGCTTGTCGCCCTCGCGGCGGCTGTCGATGTCGACGTGGAAGCGCTTGATCACTTCCCCGGAGCGATCCTGGAACATGCCCCAGGCCTGCACCGGGCCGGAGAAGTAGGTGGGCAGGTCCAGCACCGGCTTCTCGTTGGCGTAGCGTTCGACCGGTACCTGGCCGCAACTGGCCAGCAGCAGGCTGCCGAGCAGGATCAACAGGACTCTCATGAGTTACCTCAACGGTTGAGGCCGAGCAGCGCCGCGCGCAGTTTCGGGCTGCGGGTCTGCGGATCGAGCCAGATGGAGAAGAAGGCGCGGGCGAACTCGGGGTCGTCGACCACGTGCTGCAGCTGACCGTCGACATAGAAGCGGCAGCCCTCGCCAGGCAGATAGACGCCGGTGATGCGGGTGCCGTCCTGTACGTCGACGAAGGCCTGACGCATCTGCCGCGCCCACTCGGCCTCGCGCCCCGCCTGCAGGGCCTGGGCGTCGATGCGGCGGATCTCGTCGAGGCTGGTGTCCACCAGCGTGTCGCGGCTGATGTTGCGCCGATAGGTCAGCTCCAGGGCGAAGGGTTGGTCGAAATCCACCTTGGCGGAGGGGCTCCACAGCTTGGCGTTGTAGACCGAGAAGCCGAACCAGCTGAAGTCGCCGCTGCCGATCAGGCTTGCCTGCGGCAGCCGTTCGCGCCAGCCACTCTGGGTGCTGGCATGTACCGAAGTGGTAGCCAGCGCCAGCGACAGCAGCAGGGCCGAAAGCAGGTGCAGCGAGCGCTCTGCCATGATCTGTCCCTCCGCGGTGGCTGGTTTCGGCCGCAGCCAGCCGGTACGTGTCTGGGCCCGGCGGCCGCGGGCACTGAAGAAAAAATCCGACAACCAAAAAGGGGAGAAGGGGGTTGCCGGATTGCGCAGCTTGTCGTCAGGCGGCGAACTCCTCGTCGGAGAAGGCCATCAGGGTTTGCTTGCCGGCCTGGATCTCGCCGAGCAGGGCTCCGGCCTCGGGCAGGATGCGGGCCATGAAGAAGTCGGCGGACTTGAGCTTGGCGGTGTAGAAATGCGTTTCCGGGCTGCCGGCATCGAGCTGCCGGCGTGCCACCTGGGCCATCTGCGCCCACAGCCAGGCCAGGCTGGTGAGGCCGAACAGGCGCAGGTAGGGCGTTGCCGCTGCGGCCGCCTGTTCCGGGTCCTTGCTGCCTTCGCTGGCCAGCCACAGGGAGGCCTGCTGCAGCTGTCGCAACGTCTGGGTGACGGCGGCGGCATGCGGGGCCTCGGCGTTGCTCTTGAGCCAGCTGTCGATCAGGGCGAAGAAGGCACGCACCGCGCGCCCGCCGCCCAGGGCCAGCTTGCGGCCCACCAGGTCCAGCGCCTGGATGCCGTTGGTGCCCTCGTAGATGCGTGTGATGCGGCTGTCGCGCACCAGCTGCTCGATGCCCCAGTCTTCGGTGAAGCCGGAGCCGCCGAGCACCTGCAGGCCTTCGTTGGCGCAGGTGAAGCCTTCATCGGTGAGGAAAGCCTTGACCACCGGGGTAAGCAGCTGCACCAGGTCGTCGGCGCGGGTGCGCGCTTCGGCATCCTCGGCGCCGTGGGCGATGTCCTGCTGCAGGCCGGCGAAATAGGCCAGCGCGCGGCAGCCCTCGATCATCACCTTCTGACGCAGCAGCATGCGCCGCACGTCCGGATGCACCAGGATCGGGTCGGCCGGCTTGTCGGCCGCTTTCGGACCGGCGATCGAACGGCTCTGCAGGCGCTCGCGGGCAAAGCCCAGGGCGATCTGGTAGGCGCTCTCGGCCACGCCCAGTCCCTGCATGCCGACCATCAGGCGCGCCGAGTTCATCATGGTGAACATGCAGCTCAGGCCCTTGTTCGGTTCGCCGATCAGCCAGCCCTTGGCCCCTTCGAAGTTCATCACGCAGGTGGCCGAGCCCTTGATGCCCATCTTGTGTTCCAGGCCACCGCAGAAGGCGCTGTTGCGCGTGCCGTCCGCCAGGAACTTGGGCACCAGAAACAGCGAGATGCCCTTCACGCTGTCCGGCGCATCCGGCAGCTTGGCCAGCACCAGATGAATGATGTTGTCGACCAGATCGTGCTCGCCGCCGGTGATCCAGATCTTCGTGCCGGTGAGGGCGAAACTGCCGTCGGCTTGCGGCACGGCGCGGGTGCGGATCAAGCCGAGGTCGGTGCCGCACTGCGGTTCGGTCAGGCACATGGTGCCGGTCCATTCGCCGCTGATCAGCTGCGGCAGGTACTGCGCCTGCTGCTCGGGCGTGCCATGGCTGGTCAGCGCGTTGATCGCGCCGTGGGTCAGGCCGGGGTACATGCCCAGCGACAGGTTGGCCGAGCAGGTCATCTCCTCGACCAGCATGTTCAGCACGTGCGGCAGGCCCTGGCCGCCGAACTCCGGGGTACAGGCCAGAGCCGTCCAGCCGCCCTCGGCGAACTGCCGGTAGGCCGCCTTGAAACCGTCCGGGGTACGCACCGCATAGGTGTTCGGGTCG
Coding sequences:
- a CDS encoding methyl-accepting chemotaxis protein gives rise to the protein MLANLNISQKLYAGFGVVLLIILVLVLSTWRGFDQVERAVRLNIHTYDVINESADLLASLINIETGARGFVITGREQFLGPLDAGQKDFQVHLAKLRQLTRDNFAQQRRFAELQASYDQWQREDINGILELRRQVAAGTQSFDALIERVAAGDAKVKMDAMRRLLSEIQAEERGLLEQRTASMNAAKSLSLVILLVGGLIATALAVSVAFLLSRSIAGRLQQVVAVARNVAQGRLDSTIERAGRDEIGVLLDAFVTMQERLREMIGQIRIGAGQLVDAAQNISNASTQLSVSTHEQSQAASSMAATVEELTVSINHVADNAKEAHGLSSDSGRQSAEGGAVIQETLSSMQRIADTVQGAAAQIAELGQHSDQISSIVNVIKEIADQTNLLALNAAIEAARAGEQGRGFAVVADEVRLLAQRTANSTQEITEMIKKIQLGTRNAVSNMEIGVQQVNGGVEQASQAGDAIIAIRQASASVVGVVDQISLALREQTVASQDVARNVERIAQMSMQNSEAVADTSRTAQDLQKLALTLEKQVASFRF
- a CDS encoding EAL domain-containing protein, with product MSNASPSVFPQPFRALGCAECRNAEALGFDFTMAFQLIVDVQENRPFAYEALVRGSQGESAGEVLGRVNDSNRYRFDQACRVKAIEQAATLGLLDIPDCLLSINFLPNAVYRAETCIRATLEAAQRFDFPRERLMFEVTEGEQIHDAEHLKRIFAEYGKQGFTTAIDDFGAGYSGLNLLAEFQPHVLKLDMALTRGIDQDPVRQAIVAGIVLVAQRLDIRIIAEGIENAGERDALSELGIRYMQGYLFARPQLDRLCRP
- a CDS encoding DUF4197 domain-containing protein, which produces MLRLTTFAAGLLLSANVFALSLADLSQKDASGGLKDALIQGAQVAVKQLGTPGGFSNNPDVRIELPGKLGKAAKTMKMMGMGAQVEQLEASMNKAAEAAVPQAQALLVDAVKKMTVADAKSILSGPQDSATQYLNKSSREQIRAKFLPIVKQATDQVGLAQQYNAFAGQAASFGVVDAKSSTVENYVTEQALDGLFEIIAQQEANIRQNPAGAATSLAQKVFGAL
- a CDS encoding SDR family NAD(P)-dependent oxidoreductase; this translates as MSEALALSSLGSGYRALVIGASGAIGQAFCQLLRADAGCAQVRELSRASSPALDLEDPASIAAAAAALAAEGPYQLILHAAGLLHRPGIAPEKSLAAIEADALQAVFQVNALGPALVLRHFLPLLDKQGAMAMLSAKVGSIGDNRLGGWYAYRASKAALNMLIKTAAIELARSKPKARLLALHPGTVISPLSQPFRGASAARPAEQAAAEMLRVIDSLGPEHSGSFHAYDGQALPW
- a CDS encoding DUF3833 domain-containing protein; the encoded protein is MRVLLILLGSLLLASCGQVPVERYANEKPVLDLPTYFSGPVQAWGMFQDRSGEVIKRFHVDIDSRREGDKLILDERFLYSDGTRQRRVWTLTPDGPGRWIGTADDVVGQAVGEVAGNALRWRYHLNLPVDDTTYVVYFDDWMYLMDDDTMINRSVMSKFGIELGQVTLFFRRGAAQP
- a CDS encoding chalcone isomerase family protein; the encoded protein is MAERSLHLLSALLLSLALATTSVHASTQSGWRERLPQASLIGSGDFSWFGFSVYNAKLWSPSAKVDFDQPFALELTYRRNISRDTLVDTSLDEIRRIDAQALQAGREAEWARQMRQAFVDVQDGTRITGVYLPGEGCRFYVDGQLQHVVDDPEFARAFFSIWLDPQTRSPKLRAALLGLNR
- a CDS encoding acyl-CoA dehydrogenase C-terminal domain-containing protein, translating into MPSYRAPLRDMRFVFEELLDAYNVLQTLPEHGEFSADLGGAILEEAAKLAENVLAPLNGPGDKQGCQYDPNTYAVRTPDGFKAAYRQFAEGGWTALACTPEFGGQGLPHVLNMLVEEMTCSANLSLGMYPGLTHGAINALTSHGTPEQQAQYLPQLISGEWTGTMCLTEPQCGTDLGLIRTRAVPQADGSFALTGTKIWITGGEHDLVDNIIHLVLAKLPDAPDSVKGISLFLVPKFLADGTRNSAFCGGLEHKMGIKGSATCVMNFEGAKGWLIGEPNKGLSCMFTMMNSARLMVGMQGLGVAESAYQIALGFARERLQSRSIAGPKAADKPADPILVHPDVRRMLLRQKVMIEGCRALAYFAGLQQDIAHGAEDAEARTRADDLVQLLTPVVKAFLTDEGFTCANEGLQVLGGSGFTEDWGIEQLVRDSRITRIYEGTNGIQALDLVGRKLALGGGRAVRAFFALIDSWLKSNAEAPHAAAVTQTLRQLQQASLWLASEGSKDPEQAAAAATPYLRLFGLTSLAWLWAQMAQVARRQLDAGSPETHFYTAKLKSADFFMARILPEAGALLGEIQAGKQTLMAFSDEEFAA